The nucleotide sequence GCGGCACACCCTGCGAGCGCTTCCCCAAGCTCTGGACGGTCATGACCTGGGTGCCGGGCCGTCCGCTGGAACGCGGGGCGATCACCCGGCCCGAGCACGCCGCCGACACGCTCGCCGGGTTCCTGCAAGCACTGCACGTCCCGGCACCGATCGACGCACCGCCCGATGCCATCGGCATCGGCGCGCACCCCCGCGACAGTGCCGGAGGCTTCGACCACTTCCTGAACTCGATCGACGCGGCCACTCTCGGCGCCGACGCCACCCGCGCTCGCGCCGTCTGGGACGACGCTGCCGCCGCGCCGCCCTGGGACGGCCCGCGGGTGTGGGTGCACGGCGACCTGCATCCGGCGAACGTCGTCGTCGCCGACGGAACGCTCGCGGGCGTCGTCGACTTCGATGCGCTGTTCGCCGGCGACCCCGCCGTGGACCTCGCCGCCGCCTGGACACTGCTCCCGGCAGGTGCCGCCGAGCGTTTCCACACCGCTTACGGCGAGATCGAGGAGGCGACGTTCCGGCGCGCTCGCGGGCTGGCCGTGCTGAAGAGCCTG is from Pseudonocardia autotrophica and encodes:
- a CDS encoding aminoglycoside phosphotransferase family protein; translated protein: MTATEPVITAGLVRELLQDQQPDLADLPLRAVEGGWGNQMWRLGDDLAVRIQRMDTDPGPQLKERRWLPHLAPHLPLPIPVPVRSGTPCERFPKLWTVMTWVPGRPLERGAITRPEHAADTLAGFLQALHVPAPIDAPPDAIGIGAHPRDSAGGFDHFLNSIDAATLGADATRARAVWDDAAAAPPWDGPRVWVHGDLHPANVVVADGTLAGVVDFDALFAGDPAVDLAAAWTLLPAGAAERFHTAYGEIEEATFRRARGLAVLKSLFLMLMGQNGDRGLPGGKPAWGPAGRAALDRVLGQA